A part of Aspergillus flavus chromosome 1, complete sequence genomic DNA contains:
- a CDS encoding putative geranylgeranyl pyrophosphate synthase, producing MPQRNMDQALEFDQNMTQVRRPRDDQENHEGTDADEGQGTTTSNRPYTQYDILAPFTKADAEKICMEPFEYTRSLPGKNTVGKVIESLRPWLNISDRSAAVLTDVMTMLQNSSLMLDDIEDGSQLRRGAPAAHVKYGLSQTINSTTYIIAKIVSDVQTHLRPECAKVLSEELQTLTLGQALDLNWTFNKKCPSVNEYLVMIDHKTGGFFRLMLRIMEIEANATPNDELRHLITLLGRYYQIRDDYQNLASDEYTAKKGFCDDLSEGKFSFPLIHLLEHSPNASTLHQMIFGRQPVDEGEMSEETKSYIISQMKEVGSLDYTQDVLKSLFSSIWETVERIEEAMGKNMGFKGLCQILKL from the exons ATGCCTCAACGAAATATGGACCAAGCTTTGGAGTTTGACCAAAACATGACCCAAGTCCGGCGCCCTAGGGATGATCAAGAGAATCATGAAGGAACAGACGCAGATGAGGGGCAGGGCACAACAACTAGTAATAGGCCCTATACCCAATACGATATCCTCGCGCCGTTCACGAAGGCCGACGCAGAAAAG ATCTGCATGGAGCCCTTCGAATACACTAGGTCTCTTCCTGGCAAGAACACCGTTGGTAAGGTAATCGAGAGCTTGCGGCCTTGGTTGAATATTTCCGATCGTTCTGCGGCGGTCCTTACGGACGTCATGACTATGTTGCAGAATTCGTCCTTGAT GCTAGATGATATTGAAGACGGTTCTCAACTTCGGCGCGGTGCACCCGCGGCCCACGTTAAATATGGCCTGAGCCAAACAATAAATAGCACGACGTATATAATTGCCAAGATTGTCTCCGATGTTCAGACTCATCTCCGACCAGAGTGTGCCAAAGTTCTGTCTG AAGAACTCCAAACCCTCACCTTAGGTCAAGCTCTCGATCTCAACTGGACATTCAATAAAAAGTGTCCCAGTGTAAATGAATACCTTGTCATGATCGACCACAAGACTGGAGGTTTCTTCCGTCTGATGCTTCGGATCATGGAGATTGAAGCCAATGCTACGCCAAACGACGAGCTACGTCATTTGATTACACTGCTGGGGAGGTACTACCAGATCAGGGATGATTACCAGAACCTAGCTTCGGACGAG TATACCGCCAAGAAGGGCTTCTGCGATGATCTTTCCGAGGGAAAGTTTTCGTTTCCTCTTATCCATCTGCTCGAGCATAGTCCGAATGCCAGTACGCTGCATCAGATGATCTTTGGCCGACAACCCGTGGATGAGGGGGAAATGTCTGAGGAGACAAAGTCGTATATCATCTCGCAGATGAAGGAAGTAGGTAGCCTGGATTATACGCAGGATGTTCTCAAGAGCCTCTTTAGCTCTATATGGGAGACAGTAGAGAGGATTGAAGAAGCCATGGGGAAAAACATGGGCTTCAAGGGTCTTTGCCAAATATTGAAACTGTGA
- a CDS encoding heterokaryon incompatibility protein-domain-containing protein — protein sequence MDCGFCEEANWDFSKAGITFRDVFHTECHDTCCCPSEGEEDQRLCPRCRHLRLPHLAKRAAVDLLDGFIPPYICVSFGWTEDYDGEKIKCHLCQLIAYTAATSLSAVRRDLRTSYHSALFITCRSLSVSVWLDDIRFHADLALWSELPESGGYYLQRSGDRVTTPETTPTLDHYVDWGKVRSLLNSSSVPTSGLSLESERPAGLKLIDVQQDRVVEAPVGCEYIALSYVFGSLTTIASTPSGSFIRYSLPATIRDALVACYKLGFKYLWVDQLCINQSDPVDQLHQINQMSRIYECAAYTVVALAGEDSSHGLPGVSKARSWSYKCIRIGNFGITALAPSLQFCMENSKWYTRGWTFQEAMFSSRLILFTSYGVHCLFRYKDDTRLLSETECQTPLYVLGLPRKGNYWQALEQYTTRDLTFPSDILRAFTAVLRSIHGEDTYYGLPFREIDDAILWTPAKFTSAPTSRRHGFPTWSWASHCGPISRPKRSAAGLAVWALPPRSLGTEVIFCTPRPGHQWDDWRYPSQQDRMRIIASALLTGCLQSNIHLDAHLATPVCEQLYSRWPDPTAYWEDVFGQYRHDEIFSPAVVRIASLGARILVYSQTAKFLVGPNTSHLRDTNCVRSKNGELSGYVDIPHYDHSSTSYIAEFIAISVTEDSWPWDLVGNYSCDPEYKNYLAYNDGKTDISKRMQKILSPEWGLYYMLHVMLIRRDEQSNVARRVGIGQIFLRKWAEAERRFEAIVLE from the coding sequence ATGGATTGCGGGTTTTGCGAAGAAGCGAACTGGGACTTTTCTAAAGCCGGAATCACTTTTAGGGACGTGTTCCATACAGAGTGCCATGATACCTGTTGCTGCCCGTCagagggcgaggaggatCAGCGGCTATGTCCACGTTGCCGGCATTTGCGCCTCCCGCATCTTGCCAAGCGTGCCGCTGTCGATTTGCTGGACGGGTTCATCCCACCATATATTTGTGTGAGCTTCGGATGGACAGAGGACtatgatggagagaagatcAAATGTCACCTTTGTCAGCTTATCGCCTATACTGCTGCCACCTCTCTCAGCGCCGTGCGACGGGATCTGCGCACGTCATACCACAGTGCACTTTTTATTACCTGCCGATCTCTATCCGTTTCAGTTTGGTTGGACGATATCCGGTTTCATGCGGACCTTGCATTGTGGTCAGAACTTCCTGAGTCAGGAGGATATTACTTGCAGAGGTCAGGAGACCGTGTCACGACGCCCGAAACCACTCCTACCCTGGACCACTACGTGGATTGGGGTAAGGTTCGCTCGTTATTGAACTCATCATCTGTTCCAACCTCGGGGTTGAGTCTTGAATCTGAGCGACCAGCCGGACTAAAACTCATTGATGTCCAACAAGACCGGGTTGTCGAAGCGCCTGTGGGCTGTGAATATATTGCTCTAAGCTATGTGTTTGGGAGCTTGACGACAATTGCCTCAACCCCTTCAGGATCCTTCATTCGCTATAGCCTGCCAGCAACAATCAGAGATGCCCTCGTCGCATGCTACAAACTTGGCTTTAAATATTTGTGGGTCGATCAACTCTGTATCAATCAAAGTGACCCTGTGGACCAGTTGCACCAAATCAACCAGATGAGCCGTATTTATGAATGCGCTGCATATACTGTTGTTGCACTTGCGGGCGAGGACTCCAGTCATGGTTTGCCTGGAGTTAGCAAGGCCCGCTCCTGGAGCTATAAGTGTATAAGAATTGGTAACTTTGGTATCACAGCACTGGCGCCGAGTCTTCAATTCTGCATGGAGAACAGTAAATGGTATACCAGGGGTTGGACGTTTCAAGAAGCTATGTTCTCATCAAGGCTCATCCTGTTCACCAGCTATGGTGTTCATTGTCTCTTTCGCTACAAAGACGACACTCGCTTGTTGTCTGAAACCGAATGTCAGACGCCCCTTTACGTTTTGGGGCTGCCAAGGAAAGGTAATTATTGGCAAGCATTAGAGCAGTATACCACTAGAGACCTGACGTTCCCGTCGGATATTTTGAGGGCTTTTACTGCAGTCCTGCGCTCTATTCACGGAGAGGACACATACTATGGCTTACCTTTTCGAGAAATTGACGATGCAATTCTTTGGACTCCGGCCAAGTTCACTTCAGCACCCACAAGTAGGAGGCATGGCTTTCCAACGTGGTCTTGGGCGTCCCACTGTGGTCCAATATCTCGCCCCAAGCGGTCAGCTGCCGGACTCGCCGTATGGGCTCTTCCACCACGTAGCTTAGGCACAGAGGTTATTTTCTGCACACCTCGCCCTGGACACCAATGGGATGATTGGAGGTATCCAAGTCAACAGGACCGCATGCGCATAATAGCTAGCGCGTTACTCACAGGCTGCCTGCAGAGTAATATCCATCTAGACGCACATCTTGCTACCCCGGTCTGTGAGCAGTTGTATTCTAGATGGCCCGATCCTACCGCTTACTGGGAGGATGTCTTTGGCCAATATCGACATGACGAGATTTTTTCTCCGGCGGTTGTCAGAATAGCGTCTCTGGGAGCTCGTATACTTGTCTACAGTCAGACCGCGAAGTTCTTAGTCGGTCCTAACACAAGTCATTTGCGAGACACCAATTGCGTCCGTTCCAAGAATGGGGAGCTCTCTGGATATGTTGACATCCCACATTACGACCATAGTTCCACCAGCTACATTGCTGAATTTATCGCAATTTCCGTGACGGAGGATTCTTGGCCCTGGGATCTGGTCGGTAATTATAGTTGTGATCCGGAATATAAGAATTATTTGGCTTACAATGATGGCAAGACTGACATCTCAAAGCGTATGCAAAAGATACTATCACCAGAATGGGGATTGTATTATATGTTGCATGTCATGCTAATCAGGAGGGATGAGCAATCCAATGTGGCACGACGTGTTGGGATAGGACAGATATTTCTTAGGAAATGGGCAGAAGCAGAGCGACGGTTTGAGGCCATTGTCCTGGAATAG